From Penaeus chinensis breed Huanghai No. 1 chromosome 29, ASM1920278v2, whole genome shotgun sequence:
GAAGAACTGGAAATGTTTCCTTAGTTCTTTGATTTGTTGGTGCAGATTTAGCTATAGCTATGAAGAGCACTGGGGTCAGTTGGCCGAAAGTGTTGTAGGGTTTCATAAAGCATTGCACTTCAGACTTTGGCTAGGGATTTGACTTGAAGAAAGCTGACTTTTTGAAAGATGCATTGGTTCCAGTTTTCTCTTAGTGTTTGATAGCTTTTATATAGACTGATAGTATGAATATAGGCATATATCTTTTTAGATTTTGAATTtcactcatttatatattattattattttttttttaaggtatatattttacatgtaacATTAAATGCTGAGTGCAGTTTCATTATCAcatgagaaaatagaaaattgaCAGCAGGATTGGgatatgataatttttttcaaAGTCCTGCCAAGCCATGAAGTTTCTCAGTGCAGAGCATATTATTACAGCTAGTTAGAATTTTAGATTCCATATGAATTACTGAGAGCAAAGCTTAAATAcgtcattagaatcattattagtaacagttGTGATAGAACAGTATTTCGTAGGAGACATCCCAGGATTTAATTAATGATTATTGCAGTAATACCCAGACCCTGACCCTGACGTGTGCTAGATGCCCAACCCTTACCACTTTTGACATTTTACTCGACTGACAAAGGACTTGTTTTTTGTAGGACTGGGATCATGTTCGTCCAGCTGCCCTCATTCCTGTGGTGGAGATACGCCAACCTGTTGCTGCAAGCACACCCACAAGCATCGCTCAGCTAATGACTGGTGCCTGTCCGAAGACTGCTGCCATACCTATGGGCCCAGCTAGTGGGGCCTTCACTCCCTACACGGCCTCGACCTCCCCAAGGGGCAGTACCCCAGACTTGGGTCAGGTGGCACCTGCCGACAAGCAGTCTTTTATGTGCCCCGTGTGTGGGAAACAGTTTGGGCAGCCCTACAACCTCCGCCGCCACCTGACCACCCACACGGGAGAGAGACCTTACCGTTGTCCCCACTGTAACTATGCCGCCTCTCAGAATGTCCACCTGGAGAAGCACATCCGACGCATACACTTGAATAACGGCCAGAATGAACACCCAACTGGGCCAGCAGTCACTTGGCCCCTGCAAGCCACAGCTGTAACTCCTTAAATAAATTCTCATAGCTGCACATCATGATAAGCCTTGTGATGACAAAAGtgataaaatacatatatcaatatttcgTTATTACTCAGATGGTCAgtgttttttctatcatatttaGAGTTGTCTATGAATATTCAGAACAGAATACAATTTATAGTAAAACTTACTTTTATATCATATCTATTTCATATACTACTTTTTATATACAATGATGCAGTATACAGAGGCCTTTGATTATTTTCAGACAATATTTTGGTATAAGGATAGTGAAAGTTATT
This genomic window contains:
- the LOC125040663 gene encoding zinc finger protein 219-like encodes the protein MTGACPKTAAIPMGPASGAFTPYTASTSPRGSTPDLGQVAPADKQSFMCPVCGKQFGQPYNLRRHLTTHTGERPYRCPHCNYAASQNVHLEKHIRRIHLNNGQNEHPTGPAVTWPLQATAVTP